One Pangasianodon hypophthalmus isolate fPanHyp1 chromosome 7, fPanHyp1.pri, whole genome shotgun sequence genomic window, TACAGATATCTTGGTGTCCAAAACGACAACAGGCTGGACTGGAAGGTCAACACAGAGGCTGTGTACAGCAAAATGCTGGAGATCTTCTAGCAGTCAACATCTGATTAAGAAGGCTAGCTCTGTCCTGGGATGCTCCCTGGAAAGTTTTGATCCCCTTCATGATTCATTGGTCAAACAGCAGAGCACCTTTAGTAAAAGACTCTTTCAGCTCCGCTCTTGCAAGGACCAGTACAGAAGGTCTTTTTTACAAACAGCGATCACCCTGTACAACAGTTATCACTGTGCCAGGACATTATTGTGCATCGGACAtctgtttgcatttttgcacttttgcaCTTGGTGACATTCTGTTTACTGCATTGCTGCTAACTCACTATACATATGCACTATACAACTTATTGTGGATGCCCTGCTGATAATATCTACTTTTCTGCATATCTGTTGTTCCTACTTGCACTGTCACATTTACTCTTAGGACTGgtgtttacagttatatttactttattatttttttgaatatgttttactgaatatgtttattttattactcttGATTATTTAGTACAAACACTATTCTTTTGCTGCTGGTGTAATGTGTGAAttatttatatctatctatctatctatctatctatctatctatctatcggcCTACTTGTTATTCAAGTGTCAAACCAGTCATAATTTATTAACTATAAGAGCACAATAACAAATATAACTTTAATAAAATGGGGTGTGATTTCTAAAAACATATATCAGAGCCCCTGGGTATGCTTAATAAACCTTAAGGTTAATTATTTGGACGTTTAAATATTACAATGTATTGTGGGATTTCAGAAGCACAGTGGATATTGTCCACTATGCTTTCTGACAAGCacaaaatagtgcactacatagggaataGGGTGCAGTCTCAGACACACCAATAGTGGCCAAATGGGTTTGGAGAAATCTTCCCTATGCCCTGATTCTGATCcaaatgattatttaattagtatgtgtgtgcgtgtgaaaaGATCGACCAGTTAATTATCAAGCTCTTCAGGACTGGACTTGAAAACCCGTGGTAATTTGGTTTACCAGTCCCCTTTACGAGTGTGCTACAGTGTACACCTAATTTTCCAGAGAAATATTTTGTCACGTCCACAGTTTACATCTTCTGCTTGTTGGCTCTAAACCTGTTTTATGATAAGCAGCTTTTATCATAAAAACAGCAGCCACAATGAGCCAAACCAGGATTTAAGAACATACAACTTATTTATTCCAAACACTGTACTTTCTTCTATATTTACAATAAACcttttgatatttttctttaacaaatgATGAACAAAGCAAACAATCTGCAAGGAATATTTCCATTCAAGTACATATACATGTAAATAATCTGACAGAGTCagacttttaaacatttaatatccCTGGAATGAAATCTACACATAGCAACACAATGCAAACATGATGGTGATTCATGTCAGCTATATTACAATGGGCCagttctccaaaaaaaaaaaaaaaaaagtttaagttGTAAATCATTGTTGCTTGAATATTATTTCATAATGAAATACTAGGCTTTATTGTCACTTGGGAAATCAACCCAAAAGAGGTTTGGAACATTTATAAATCTTAAAAGTTgactttaaacttaaaaaagttAAACTTTCTTTCCTGCTTatgttgagggaaaaaaaaaaaaaaaaaaaaaaaaacctggaatttttttttttttttaccagtttaGCCTCTGATAACACCAGAACAGTTGCAATCTCAAAACTTTTCAATCAGTCTCTCAAACAAGAGAAttaatttctctctgtttttctcatgtGGAGAGTCTAGACTGCAATCAGTAGAGTTTTTCCCTTGGTTCTCGGCTTTCagagtctctctgtctctcacaagTGCCGCCTTGTCCCTCTCTAACGCTGCCCTGTCTTTCTCCAGCCGGGCTCTGTCCTGTTCCAGCGACGCTCTGTCTCTGTCCACGGCGGCTCTGTCCTTCTCCAACTGCGCCCGGTCTCTCTGGAGTGCCAGCTTCTCCCGGTCAGCCAgatccttctctctgtctaatACCAGTCTTTCTCTGTCCAGCTCTTCAAGCTCCTTCTCGAGAAGCTGTCGTTCTTGGGCTAATCTGGCCCGCTCAATGTCCAGGCCTGACAGCATTGTAGGGTTCTCCTCTCCCAGCAGCCTCTCCTGGCTTAGCACAGTTGGTCCCGAGTCCCCGACTCGTGTTATAGTGTCATCATCCACAAGAAGTTCTAATACATCACTTCCTACTTTCACCTGGCATATCCTCTTGCTGGCCTGTGGGCCACAGTCTTCGTCgcctgctgatgatgtcattgaTTGAAAGCTGTCATCAGGAGAAAACTCATCTTTTAATGCTTCGTCCAGGAGTTTAAACCATCTCCACTGAGAGGACCTTGCGACTGCTTCCATTCCAGGAGGAGGATATTTTATTTCCTTGAAATAATAAGAGGTGGAAAATTTATGTTTTGTCACGTGACCgagcaaattttttaaaattctaacaATCAGTTGAAATTGCAGTAGACCAACCTTGTATTTTAGCTTGAGGTTTTCCCATTTCTTGGCAATCTGTTCAACTGTTACCTTGTCGTCCAAACCCAACTCCCTAATAATTGCGCTGAAaggaatttaaataaacaaaacaaaacaatcaagtTTACTGAACATTAACTACAATAATCACAGCTGCTGATTGATATCGTTTAAATTACCTCCAAGCTGCCTTGGCTGCATTTCTTTTCCTGGTAAACAGCAACGCGTTTGTGGTCCGCAGCCGTATCAGATTTTTTATGTCCTCATCAGTCACTACATAGGACAAAAGAAAtaggctagttagctagctagattacTCAAATGGTGCCGGTGTTGTTGAGCTACAACTGAAATATATCAAATTAATCCAACCATAATAGCTCCACGCTTGATATCCACTTACGTTTATATGTAAATTCAGAGCTGGCCATTCCTTATCCTAGAATATTTAATTCTACAGATAAGAAGACTAGAGCTAGGGCTCTTGAAAAGAAGTGTCCTTCGGCGCGCTGTTTTTTCCGTATAACAAAATGGCGCCAGCCCTAACTCCGCCTTCAGCAGAGCAAGTGCCCTAGCACATTCACCCCTTAACAGGGAACAGTCAAGTgggaaacacactcacacacacacacacacacacacacacacacttgtccaCTAGGTGTGTTCTGTTTCCGCGCCTTCTGTTTTTGCGGAAAATGACAAGTGTTTAAGAAAGTCGAGGCTTCGACGATGTTTTGAATGATGTCCATTCTTCTTCCTACAAAATGTGGTTTTGCTACATGGGTTATAAGCGATGGAAAAgagctcatcacacacacacacacacacacacacacacacagatatatatatatatatatatatatatatatatatatatatatatatatatatatatatatatatatatatacacatacacgtgtgtatgtatgtatgtataaaacaaataaaatgaaataagcaTAAGTACCTCATGAACTGATTCTAGTAtttataaacatacacacacatcagtgacaTGCACATTGACTAAGGCACTATTGTGCACCCACAACACATTTAGAAGAGAGATGAGAGGCAAAAGGAAGTCGTCATGTTTTTACAACAACCTTAGCATGTTTGTTGTCTTGGAGAGGGACATCAGATATtacaaaactgcatttttattcaatattttaacATACACTAAGAGGCCTAGCCCTAACATCTTCTagcacgacaatgcccctgtgcacaaagtgaggtccatgaagacatttttGACCAgtattggagtggaagaacttcagtggtctgcacagagccctgaccttgaccccactgaacacctttggatgatttggaatgctgactgcgcaCCAGACCTTCTCATccagcatcagtgcctgacctcactaatgctcttgtggctgaatgagcacaaatccccacagccatgctccaaaatctagtggaaagccttcccagaagtgtggaggttattataacagcaaagaaggaactaaatctggaatgagatgttcagaaAGTACATACGTGGGTGATGGGCAGGTGTctacaaacgtttggccatatattgtattt contains:
- the zgc:171459 gene encoding uncharacterized protein zgc:171459; the protein is MASSEFTYKLTDEDIKNLIRLRTTNALLFTRKRNAAKAAWSAIIRELGLDDKVTVEQIAKKWENLKLKYKEIKYPPPGMEAVARSSQWRWFKLLDEALKDEFSPDDSFQSMTSSAGDEDCGPQASKRICQVKVGSDVLELLVDDDTITRVGDSGPTVLSQERLLGEENPTMLSGLDIERARLAQERQLLEKELEELDRERLVLDREKDLADREKLALQRDRAQLEKDRAAVDRDRASLEQDRARLEKDRAALERDKAALVRDRETLKAENQGKNSTDCSLDSPHEKNREKLILLFERLIEKF